In Phragmites australis chromosome 17, lpPhrAust1.1, whole genome shotgun sequence, the following are encoded in one genomic region:
- the LOC133897593 gene encoding peroxidase 17-like, translating into MAIHRACLPIVAVFLAILCRAEAAVRELKVGYYAETCPEAEEIVRETMARARAREARSVASVMRLQFHDCFVNGCDGSVLMDDTPTMLGEKEALSNINSLRSFEVIDEVKEALEEQCPGVVSCADIVVMAARDAVVLTGGPNWEVRLGREDSLTASQEDSDNIMPSPRANASALIRLFAGLNLSVTDLVALSGSHSIGEARCFSIFFRLYNQSGSGRPDPNMDATYRDKLDALCPMGGDEEVTGGLDATPVVFDNQYFKDLVGLRGFLNSDQTLFSDNARTGWVVKRFSGDQDAFFKAFVEGMIKMGELQNPRKGEIRRNCRVANGSPPPPNEAVARVVDF; encoded by the exons ATGGCGATCCACCGCGCCTGCCTCCCCATCGTCGCCGTGTTTCTTGCGATCCTCTGCCGCGCCGAGGCGGCCGTGAGGGAGCTCAAGGTCGGGTACTACGCCGAGACGTGCCCGGAGGCCGAGGAAATCGTCCGGGAGACCATGGCCCGCGCGCGCGCCCGCGAGGCCCGCAGCGTCGCGTCCGTCATGCGCCTCCAgttccacgactgcttcgtcaaC GGGTGCGACGGGTCGGTGCTGATGGACGACACGCCGACGATGCTCGGCGAGAAGGAGGCGCTGTCCAACATCAACTCCCTGCGTTCGTTCGAGGTCATCGACGAGGTCAAGGAGGCGCTGGAGGAGCAGTGCCCCGgcgtcgtctcctgcgccgacatcGTCGTCATGGCCGCCCGCGACGCCGTCGTCCTG ACCGGTGGGCCCAACTGGGAGGTGAGGCTTGGGCGCGAGGACAGCCTGACGGCGAGTCAGGAGGACTCGGACAACATCATGCCGAGCCCGCGCGCCAACGCGAGCGCGCTCATCCGCCTCTTCGCCGGCCTCAACCTCTCCGTCACAGACCTCGTCGCGCTCTCCGGATCGCACTCCATCGGCGAGGCCCGCTGCTTCTCTATCTTCTTCCGCCTCTACAACCAGTCCGGCTCCGGCCGGCCGGACCCAAACATGGACGCCACCTACCGCGACAAGCTCGACGCGCTCTGCCCCATgggcggcgacgaggaggtcaccggcggcTTGGACGCCACCCCTGTTGTCTTCGACAACCAGTACTTCAAGGACCTCGTCGGCCTCCGCGGCTTCTTGAACTCCGACCAGACGCTCTTCTCCGACAACGCCAGGACCGGGTGGGTCGTGAAGCGTTTCAGCGGGGACCAGGACGCCTTCTTCAAGGCCTTCGTCGAGGGGATGATCAAGATGGGCGAGCTGCAGAACCCCAGGAAGGGGGAGATACGGCGCAACTGCCGCGTCGCCAAtggctcgccgccgccgccgaatgAGGCGGTGGCCCGCGTCGTGGACTTCTGA